In Campylobacter sp. 2014D-0216, the following proteins share a genomic window:
- a CDS encoding capsular polysaccharide biosynthesis protein has product MRLYTTSKRLKENVKNFYKITLYYFYKIIIKEDVFVGWGRKKSGLKAIELAKKYDAKFLLLEDGFLRSLNLGVENSPSFSIVKDGVGIYYDATAPSKLENILNSYEFSTEELEQAKKAIELIKKEKLSKYNNNLCIPKELFSANEERVLIITQVANDASLKFGLASSFSTQDMINDAIKENPNAKVYIKIHPDVLSGKKQSDFDVQDLPSKCVVIKENYNPIELLSRFKKVYTKTSGMGFEALMLGSECVCYGMPFYAGWGLTQDKLECKRRFKKRTLEEIFCTAYILYSEYFNPCSNQKSNIFDTIHTLAKYKKIEQANSNTLYFLGFSKWKREFTRPFFKAKSNKIIFLNSPGELYKANLNPDDKIFIWGKKYDKALLAKDFKNAIFLVEDGFLRSVFLGSDLTRPFSLIVDSKGLYVDPSKPSDLEDILQNHIFDESLKQRAKKLIITITQNKFSKYNGLKHEKLNFNTNKKIILIPAQVEDDASMILGGAGFDTLKLLQSARKANENAFIVFKPHPDVLSGNRKGLKDKSIILKYCDEIIENVSIDSAINACDEVHTITSTSGFDALLRGKKVVVYGKPFYAGWGLTMDLHQIPRRTRVLSLEELVAGVLILYPRYIHPKSKNLCEVELALDIMLKMQKDYFSKFYLRWFMNIRIYTLRKIRRIIEFILGR; this is encoded by the coding sequence ATGAGACTGTATACCACATCAAAAAGATTAAAAGAAAATGTTAAAAACTTTTATAAGATAACTTTATACTATTTCTATAAAATCATCATAAAAGAAGATGTTTTTGTGGGCTGGGGTAGAAAAAAATCGGGTTTAAAAGCTATAGAATTGGCCAAAAAATATGATGCAAAATTTTTACTTTTAGAAGATGGCTTTTTGCGTTCATTAAATTTAGGTGTAGAAAATAGCCCAAGTTTTTCTATTGTTAAAGATGGTGTGGGAATTTACTACGATGCTACGGCGCCATCTAAACTCGAAAATATTTTAAATTCTTATGAGTTTAGCACCGAAGAACTAGAGCAAGCAAAAAAGGCCATAGAGCTTATAAAAAAAGAAAAACTTAGCAAGTATAATAATAACCTTTGCATACCAAAAGAGCTTTTTAGTGCTAATGAAGAACGTGTATTGATCATCACTCAAGTAGCAAACGATGCTTCGTTAAAATTTGGTTTAGCTAGTAGTTTTTCAACTCAAGATATGATAAATGATGCGATCAAAGAAAATCCAAATGCTAAAGTATATATTAAAATTCACCCTGATGTGCTTAGTGGTAAAAAGCAAAGTGATTTTGATGTGCAAGATTTACCAAGTAAATGTGTTGTCATAAAAGAAAATTATAATCCAATAGAATTGTTAAGTCGTTTTAAAAAAGTCTATACTAAAACTTCCGGTATGGGTTTTGAAGCTTTGATGTTAGGAAGTGAATGCGTGTGTTATGGTATGCCATTTTATGCAGGTTGGGGTTTAACACAAGATAAATTAGAATGTAAAAGAAGGTTTAAAAAAAGAACTTTAGAGGAAATCTTTTGCACTGCTTATATTTTATATAGTGAGTATTTTAATCCTTGCTCGAATCAAAAAAGTAACATCTTTGATACCATCCATACTCTAGCAAAGTATAAAAAGATAGAACAAGCTAATTCCAACACTTTGTATTTTTTAGGTTTTTCTAAATGGAAAAGAGAATTTACAAGACCATTTTTTAAAGCTAAAAGCAATAAAATCATTTTTTTAAACTCACCAGGTGAACTTTATAAAGCGAATTTAAATCCTGATGATAAAATTTTCATTTGGGGTAAAAAGTATGACAAAGCTTTGTTGGCTAAAGATTTTAAAAATGCAATTTTTCTAGTAGAAGATGGCTTTTTACGCTCGGTTTTTTTAGGTTCAGATCTTACACGCCCTTTTTCTTTGATAGTAGATAGCAAAGGCTTGTATGTTGATCCAAGTAAGCCAAGTGATTTAGAAGATATTTTGCAAAATCACATCTTTGATGAGAGCTTAAAACAAAGAGCTAAAAAACTCATCATTACCATCACGCAAAATAAATTTTCAAAGTACAATGGCTTAAAGCATGAAAAGCTAAATTTTAACACCAATAAAAAAATTATTTTAATTCCTGCTCAAGTAGAAGATGATGCTTCTATGATCTTAGGTGGAGCAGGCTTTGATACTTTAAAACTTTTACAAAGTGCGAGAAAGGCCAATGAAAATGCTTTTATAGTGTTTAAACCACATCCTGATGTTTTAAGTGGTAACCGTAAAGGTTTAAAAGATAAAAGCATTATTTTAAAATACTGTGATGAAATTATAGAAAATGTCAGCATAGACAGCGCTATCAATGCATGCGATGAAGTACATACTATCACTTCTACAAGCGGTTTTGATGCTCTTTTGCGTGGTAAAAAAGTAGTAGTGTATGGCAAGCCTTTTTATGCAGGTTGGGGTTTAACTATGGATCTACATCAAATTCCAAGACGCACAAGAGTGCTTAGTTTAGAAGAGCTTGTTGCGGGAGTTTTGATCCTTTATCCAAGATACATCCACCCAAAAAGTAAAAATTTATGTGAAGTTGAGCTTGCTTTAGATATAATGTTAAAAATGCAAAAAGATTATTTTTCTAAATTTTATTTGCGTTGGTTTATGAATATAAGAATTTATACATTAAGAAAAATAAGAAGAATCATAGAATTTATTTTAGGTCGATGA
- the kpsS gene encoding capsule polysaccharide modification protein KpsS, with translation MNLSKKLKKFSGKNVLLLQGPVGGFFRKIATRIPQAKVYKVNFNGGDFFFYPYNSINYTKSLAELEDFYKKLFEEKQIQVVLMYNDCRKVHEIAINVAKQMGIEVWIFEEGYIRPNFITFEKDGVNANSTLPRNKEFYLSQKKFDKEHKFITFSSTFTNMAFASFLYWLFAFLLSWRFNNSLHHRSLKLFDFLPWFCSVYRKNKYKISEKKLNEKILSLKQKYFLAILQVHNDTQLSHHYKKTTEKFIEEVIISFANHAKAKSYLVFKHHPMDRGYRDYTKLIEDLSLKYNVEGRILYVHDLHLPTLLINARGTIVINSTVGLSALYHNSPLKVMGKAFYDIEGLTYQKSLHAFWKECRAYKPDVVLHTKFRNYVIYKTQVNGNFFKNTSLD, from the coding sequence ATGAATTTAAGTAAGAAGTTAAAAAAATTTTCCGGTAAAAATGTTTTGTTACTTCAGGGTCCTGTGGGGGGATTTTTCCGTAAAATTGCTACAAGAATTCCACAAGCTAAGGTTTATAAAGTAAATTTTAATGGCGGGGATTTTTTCTTTTATCCTTATAATAGTATTAATTATACCAAAAGCTTAGCTGAGCTTGAAGACTTTTATAAAAAACTTTTTGAAGAAAAACAAATTCAAGTAGTGCTGATGTACAATGACTGTAGAAAAGTACATGAAATCGCCATTAATGTAGCTAAGCAAATGGGTATTGAAGTGTGGATTTTTGAAGAAGGTTATATAAGGCCAAACTTCATTACTTTTGAAAAAGACGGAGTGAATGCAAACTCAACTCTACCAAGAAATAAGGAATTTTATCTAAGTCAGAAAAAATTTGATAAAGAGCATAAATTTATAACTTTTTCAAGCACATTTACAAATATGGCCTTTGCTTCGTTTTTATACTGGCTTTTTGCTTTTTTACTTTCTTGGCGTTTTAACAATTCCTTGCACCATAGAAGTTTAAAATTATTTGACTTTTTGCCTTGGTTTTGTTCAGTATATAGAAAAAATAAATACAAAATCAGCGAAAAAAAACTTAATGAAAAAATTCTTTCTCTAAAGCAAAAGTATTTTTTAGCTATTTTACAAGTGCATAATGATACCCAGTTGTCTCATCACTATAAAAAAACTACAGAAAAATTTATAGAAGAGGTGATTATCTCTTTTGCTAATCATGCTAAAGCAAAGTCTTATTTAGTTTTTAAACATCATCCTATGGACCGTGGCTATAGGGATTATACTAAGCTTATAGAAGATTTGAGTTTAAAATATAATGTCGAGGGTAGAATTTTATATGTGCATGATTTGCATTTACCTACACTTTTGATCAATGCAAGAGGTACTATAGTCATAAATAGCACAGTAGGACTTTCTGCCTTATATCACAATAGTCCTTTAAAGGTTATGGGAAAAGCCTTTTATGATATAGAAGGCCTAACGTATCAAAAAAGCTTGCATGCCTTTTGGAAAGAGTGTAGAGCCTATAAGCCTGATGTAGTTTTGCATACTAAATTTAGAAACTATGTGATATATAAAACCCAAGTTAATGGAAATTTCTTCAAAAATACTAGCTTGGATTAA
- a CDS encoding SGNH/GDSL hydrolase family protein — MNVILLGGSNSVVKNGLRIGLENENITLHNYALGLSTSLQNLYELIRHKDNIHKSDYIISESNINDYLSPVSLKIILRNIDYFYEELYKANKTTIVLILPIPACNDKSKAINEAHRKNCAYYGFNLIDVDLYYQKNHLYDFDQNYKFHPMPLAMQELGKNIIKNLNNFKSSKANISYSNNQFYIFKPSNFDTLEHKNSFFHEKVARIKAKEKIIFPKNLCGYQILGIHTWNQANLASHTISSISIENSFFKLVKNFGLINTFQDIQNENAFCDDQTSLYLNTQAIKQSEESSGLSMANEKTPRLDYIDLIGILLLKNDECKKLDFKNHLTNTHEFLIPPIVFYKELVLEYHELTRLDTQTFLQSQNHNLLRFLNHKNLQKEYETFIHQNNQLYGASLRIKERLSYKLGEVIMKNSKSYLGYFKIPFELRRVRKAHFKQQKDVKNLPPLKSYADYKHAQIAKTHLPYLLGNALLQASRTPFKLGYLTLPFKLKKIAQNYKKKF; from the coding sequence ATGAATGTAATCTTACTTGGTGGTAGCAATAGCGTAGTTAAAAATGGACTTCGGATAGGTCTTGAAAATGAAAATATTACTTTACACAATTACGCCTTAGGACTTAGCACTTCTTTGCAAAATCTTTATGAACTAATACGCCATAAAGATAATATACACAAAAGTGATTACATTATCAGTGAATCTAACATTAATGATTATTTAAGTCCTGTTAGTTTAAAAATCATTCTTCGCAATATTGATTATTTTTATGAGGAACTTTATAAAGCCAACAAAACCACCATAGTACTTATACTCCCCATACCAGCTTGTAATGATAAATCAAAAGCTATCAATGAAGCACACCGAAAAAATTGTGCTTACTATGGTTTTAATCTAATCGATGTAGATCTTTACTACCAAAAAAATCACCTGTATGATTTTGATCAAAACTATAAATTTCACCCTATGCCACTAGCTATGCAAGAACTTGGAAAAAACATTATCAAAAATTTAAACAATTTTAAAAGCTCTAAAGCAAATATTTCCTATTCTAACAACCAATTTTATATCTTTAAACCATCAAACTTTGATACACTAGAGCATAAAAATTCATTTTTTCATGAAAAAGTTGCAAGAATTAAAGCTAAAGAAAAAATCATTTTCCCAAAAAATCTTTGCGGTTATCAAATTTTAGGCATTCACACTTGGAATCAAGCCAATCTTGCAAGCCACACCATATCATCTATAAGTATCGAAAATTCTTTCTTTAAGCTAGTAAAAAATTTTGGACTTATCAATACTTTTCAAGATATACAAAATGAAAATGCATTTTGCGATGATCAAACTTCTTTATACCTCAACACTCAAGCAATTAAACAAAGCGAAGAAAGCTCGGGTTTAAGCATGGCAAATGAAAAAACGCCTAGGCTTGATTATATAGACTTGATAGGAATTTTACTGCTTAAAAACGATGAATGTAAAAAGCTTGATTTTAAAAATCATCTTACCAATACTCATGAGTTTTTAATCCCACCTATAGTTTTTTATAAAGAATTAGTACTAGAATATCATGAGCTAACTAGGCTTGATACGCAAACATTTTTACAAAGCCAAAACCATAATCTTTTGCGTTTTTTAAATCATAAAAATTTACAAAAAGAATACGAAACATTTATCCACCAAAATAACCAGCTTTATGGAGCAAGCTTAAGAATCAAAGAAAGATTAAGTTATAAACTTGGGGAGGTGATTATGAAAAATAGCAAAAGCTATCTAGGATACTTCAAAATCCCTTTTGAGTTAAGAAGAGTTAGAAAAGCTCACTTTAAGCAACAAAAAGATGTCAAAAACCTACCGCCACTTAAATCCTACGCAGACTATAAACACGCTCAAATAGCCAAAACACATTTGCCTTATCTTTTAGGTAATGCACTTTTGCAAGCTTCAAGAACTCCTTTTAAGCTAGGCTATCTTACCCTACCCTTTAAACTGAAAAAAATTGCACAAAACTATAAAAAGAAATTTTAA
- a CDS encoding DUF829 domain-containing protein, producing the protein MDKMCQKRDVFYIAGYDPRGYRHYYTMFKKNLAAQNVLLKYDYTLSKSQVKDNAYPFWEIQTPHTHTHYTFLSWNDIVKKNWSEGIKDALSDCYSFFRIYTITGLFLKFGKESPHQLITGYYPFFYVLLSLIFTLACAFGSLFYLQNFHIVLGILTFILSLAVLPRIFYKLGKKLAVFWIARICSFCANWEKNSQGELEQRMENFASVIFQKIKENAKDKNYELIVSAHSVGTVLCINVLAKVLRQCEKENLSFKNLKVLTLGECIPLVSYQKRSFEFRKDLEYLGSKNLIWYDFTSIIDGACFAQVDFIRTSGVKAQFSPRYLSAKFHTLYPNKDYKKIKKDKYKAHFLYLFATQIQGVYDFFEFIIGKNKLEEKIK; encoded by the coding sequence ATGGATAAAATGTGTCAAAAAAGAGATGTTTTTTATATTGCTGGATATGATCCTAGGGGTTATAGGCATTATTATACTATGTTTAAAAAAAATCTTGCCGCACAAAATGTTCTTTTAAAGTATGATTATACCTTATCAAAAAGTCAAGTCAAAGACAATGCTTATCCATTTTGGGAAATCCAAACTCCCCATACACATACCCATTATACTTTTTTGAGCTGGAATGATATAGTGAAAAAAAATTGGTCAGAAGGCATCAAAGATGCTTTGAGCGATTGTTATAGCTTTTTTAGAATTTATACTATCACCGGGCTTTTTTTAAAATTTGGTAAAGAATCCCCACATCAACTCATCACGGGTTATTATCCGTTTTTTTATGTGCTTTTGAGTTTGATTTTTACTTTAGCTTGTGCTTTTGGAAGCTTATTTTATCTACAAAATTTTCATATTGTTTTGGGGATTTTGACTTTTATTTTATCATTAGCGGTTTTACCAAGAATTTTTTATAAATTAGGTAAGAAATTGGCTGTTTTTTGGATAGCTAGAATTTGTTCTTTTTGTGCAAATTGGGAGAAAAATTCCCAAGGAGAGTTAGAACAAAGAATGGAAAACTTTGCCAGCGTAATTTTTCAAAAAATCAAAGAAAACGCAAAAGATAAAAACTACGAACTTATTGTAAGTGCACATAGCGTAGGAACAGTTCTTTGTATAAATGTTTTAGCAAAAGTACTTAGACAATGTGAGAAAGAAAATCTGTCTTTTAAAAATTTAAAAGTCTTGACTTTAGGCGAGTGCATACCTTTAGTAAGTTATCAAAAAAGATCGTTTGAGTTTAGAAAAGATTTGGAATATTTGGGAAGTAAAAATTTAATATGGTATGATTTTACTTCTATTATTGATGGGGCTTGTTTTGCTCAGGTTGATTTCATACGCACAAGTGGAGTAAAAGCACAATTTAGCCCTAGATACCTTTCTGCTAAATTTCATACTTTGTATCCAAATAAAGACTATAAAAAAATCAAAAAAGACAAATATAAAGCCCATTTTTTGTATTTATTTGCAACGCAAATTCAAGGGGTATATGACTTTTTTGAATTTATCATAGGAAAAAACAAACTAGAAGAAAAAATCAAATAG
- a CDS encoding cytochrome P450, whose amino-acid sequence MGQCPFHPKPYKNKASTLTTFLLKRRSWLDGLYERSYKMMMGRVKMPGFDLYVVNDPKEVRRIMVDEVREYPKSQLLHELLEPLLGISIFTTNDRVWEKQRELLRPSFEMTRISKVFNLMNEAASDMMERFAKHENGAVVEVDEAMTFVTADVIFRTIMSSKLDEQKGKLVLDAFVTVQEETVKTAMRRMFRFPTWLSNLLGERKRLKAGATIRQVLSDIIKPRYDNALNDQEKYEDILSSLLAVVDADTNERFSFNEILDQVAMLFLAGHETTASSLTWTLYILSISPKEQQKAYEEIMQVAGNEEFKIEHIRAMKYVANVFKESLRLYPPVGFFAREAKNESKMRDKLIKKGSGVVVAPWLIHRHDSFWENPHEFDPSRHEDKSKIKKDTYMPFGMGERVCIGQGFAMQEAVLILANILRTYRLELEENFVPDVVGRLTIRSANGMNIRFIKREK is encoded by the coding sequence ATGGGTCAGTGTCCTTTTCATCCAAAACCTTATAAAAATAAAGCTTCTACGCTTACTACTTTTTTGCTCAAAAGAAGATCATGGCTTGATGGTCTTTACGAAAGAAGTTATAAAATGATGATGGGCAGAGTGAAAATGCCTGGGTTTGATCTTTATGTGGTAAATGATCCAAAAGAAGTTAGACGCATTATGGTAGATGAGGTTAGAGAATACCCAAAAAGCCAACTTTTACATGAGCTTTTAGAGCCACTTTTGGGTATAAGTATATTTACTACAAATGATAGAGTATGGGAAAAACAAAGAGAGCTTTTAAGGCCATCTTTTGAAATGACAAGGATTTCTAAGGTTTTTAATTTAATGAATGAAGCAGCATCTGATATGATGGAAAGATTTGCAAAGCATGAAAATGGAGCAGTTGTGGAAGTAGATGAGGCTATGACTTTTGTAACTGCAGATGTAATTTTTAGAACCATTATGTCTTCAAAACTTGATGAGCAAAAAGGCAAGCTTGTTTTAGATGCTTTTGTAACTGTACAAGAAGAAACAGTCAAAACGGCTATGCGAAGAATGTTTCGTTTTCCAACTTGGCTTTCAAATCTTTTAGGAGAAAGAAAAAGACTTAAGGCAGGAGCAACCATACGTCAAGTTTTATCAGATATTATAAAGCCAAGGTATGATAATGCTTTAAATGATCAAGAAAAATACGAAGATATTTTGTCTTCACTGCTTGCAGTAGTAGACGCAGATACTAATGAAAGATTTTCATTTAATGAAATTTTAGATCAAGTTGCTATGCTTTTTTTAGCAGGCCATGAAACAACTGCAAGTTCATTAACTTGGACATTGTATATTTTAAGTATTTCTCCAAAAGAGCAGCAAAAAGCTTATGAAGAAATTATGCAAGTTGCAGGCAATGAGGAGTTTAAAATAGAACACATTAGAGCGATGAAATATGTCGCAAATGTGTTTAAAGAAAGTCTAAGGCTTTATCCGCCAGTTGGTTTTTTTGCTAGAGAAGCAAAAAATGAAAGCAAAATGAGAGATAAGCTCATTAAAAAAGGTTCGGGCGTAGTGGTAGCTCCATGGCTTATCCATAGACATGATAGCTTTTGGGAAAACCCACATGAGTTTGATCCAAGTCGTCATGAAGATAAAAGCAAGATTAAAAAAGACACTTATATGCCTTTTGGTATGGGTGAGCGTGTGTGCATAGGACAGGGTTTTGCTATGCAAGAGGCTGTTTTAATTTTAGCAAATATTTTAAGGACTTATAGGTTAGAATTAGAAGAAAATTTTGTACCTGATGTTGTAGGAAGGTTGACTATAAGATCAGCTAATGGTATGAATATTAGATTTATAAAAAGGGAAAAATGA
- the nusA gene encoding transcription termination factor NusA, with the protein MEKITDIIESIANEKNLQIEDVRERVKKALINTAKKIYGDKYEFFVDSSKNLQLYQKIIVVADNDERLESENEHFIALSKARAEAKDVEVGDELTYECSLENLGRTAVNILHKELEYHIQKLLEEKIYEKYQKMVGHMVFGSVVRVDSEENTYVEIDEFRACLPRKNRIKGEKFKVGDVIKAVIRHVYIDKSGMRMELSRTSPKFLEALLKAEVPEIKDGLINIYASARIPGERAKIILQANSPSVDAVGATVGVKGVRINAVSKELKNENIDCIEYSNEMAILITRSLAPAIINSVGIEDKKAIVTLNSEQKSKAIGKSGINIRLASMLLGYEIELNEVNSEEKTNNQEEAFKNLKALFGEN; encoded by the coding sequence ATGGAAAAAATCACAGATATTATTGAGTCCATTGCTAATGAAAAAAATTTGCAAATAGAAGATGTAAGAGAAAGAGTTAAAAAAGCACTAATTAATACTGCTAAGAAAATTTACGGCGATAAATATGAATTTTTTGTAGATTCTAGTAAAAATTTACAACTTTATCAAAAAATCATCGTTGTAGCAGATAATGATGAAAGGTTAGAAAGCGAAAATGAACATTTTATCGCCTTAAGCAAAGCAAGAGCTGAAGCTAAAGATGTAGAAGTTGGTGATGAGTTAACCTACGAATGTTCTTTGGAAAATTTAGGCCGCACTGCTGTAAATATTTTGCATAAAGAACTAGAATATCACATTCAAAAACTTTTGGAAGAAAAAATTTATGAGAAATACCAAAAAATGGTAGGTCATATGGTTTTTGGTAGTGTTGTTAGGGTTGATAGTGAAGAAAATACTTATGTAGAAATCGATGAGTTTCGCGCATGCTTACCTAGAAAAAATCGTATTAAAGGTGAGAAATTTAAAGTTGGCGATGTAATTAAAGCTGTGATTAGACATGTATATATTGATAAATCGGGTATGAGAATGGAGCTTAGCAGAACTAGTCCTAAATTTCTAGAGGCTTTATTAAAAGCTGAAGTACCTGAAATCAAAGATGGTCTTATTAATATTTATGCAAGTGCTAGAATTCCAGGTGAGCGTGCAAAGATTATCCTGCAAGCTAATAGTCCAAGTGTTGATGCAGTAGGTGCGACTGTGGGTGTAAAAGGTGTTAGAATTAACGCAGTAAGTAAAGAATTAAAAAATGAAAATATCGACTGCATTGAGTATTCTAATGAAATGGCGATTTTAATCACAAGAAGTTTAGCTCCAGCGATTATTAATTCTGTTGGCATTGAAGATAAAAAAGCTATCGTAACGCTTAATAGCGAACAAAAAAGCAAAGCTATAGGAAAAAGCGGGATCAATATACGCTTAGCAAGTATGCTTCTTGGATATGAGATAGAACTCAATGAAGTAAACAGTGAAGAAAAAACTAATAACCAAGAAGAGGCATTTAAAAATCTTAAAGCCTTATTTGGAGAAAATTAA
- a CDS encoding HP0268 family nuclease, translated as MDLKIARTSVEEKPKSISLESIEKAVDKEGQKFFYFDKDNAHKQLIALVEHFEKKGKCVYHRIIKYGLDDADFMYEVHIL; from the coding sequence ATGGATTTAAAAATAGCAAGAACCTCTGTTGAAGAAAAGCCAAAAAGTATAAGTTTAGAGAGTATTGAAAAGGCTGTGGATAAAGAAGGTCAGAAATTTTTTTATTTTGATAAGGATAATGCTCACAAGCAACTAATCGCTTTGGTGGAGCATTTTGAAAAAAAAGGAAAGTGTGTTTATCATAGAATAATCAAGTATGGTTTAGATGATGCAGATTTTATGTATGAGGTACACATTCTTTGA
- the miaB gene encoding tRNA (N6-isopentenyl adenosine(37)-C2)-methylthiotransferase MiaB: MNVRDSEHMIAELKEKENYELTQDAKEADLILINTCSVREKPVHKLFSEVGSFEKIKKNGAKIGVCGCTASHLGDEIFKRAPNVDFVLGARNVSKITKAVNTPKFLGNDIDFDESNYAFADFRNSLYKTYINISIGCDKHCTYCIVPHTRGDEISIPFEIIKNEALKAVSKGAKEIFLLGQNVNNYGKRFSNAHEKINFSDLLEKLSEIEGLERIRFTSPHPLHMDDRFLEVFSKNPKVCKSMHMPLQSGSSEILKAMKRGYTKEWYLDRALKLRSMCKDVSISTDVIVAFPGESDKDFEDTMDVLEKVRFEQMFSFKYSKRPLTKAATMPNQIPDDIASKRLSILQARHTEILDEIVAKQKDREIEVLFEELRSEGFVAGRSDNNFLVQVKGSEELLGQMKKVKITNPRRMVLNGEIL; this comes from the coding sequence ATGAATGTGCGTGATTCTGAGCACATGATAGCTGAACTAAAAGAAAAAGAAAATTACGAGTTAACTCAAGATGCCAAAGAGGCAGATTTGATTTTGATCAATACTTGTTCAGTGCGTGAAAAACCCGTGCACAAACTTTTTTCAGAAGTTGGAAGTTTTGAAAAAATCAAAAAAAATGGTGCCAAAATAGGTGTTTGTGGCTGTACGGCTTCGCATTTGGGAGATGAAATTTTTAAGCGCGCTCCTAATGTTGACTTTGTTTTGGGTGCTAGAAATGTTTCAAAGATTACAAAAGCAGTAAATACTCCAAAATTTTTGGGTAATGATATCGATTTTGATGAGAGTAATTATGCTTTTGCAGATTTTAGAAATAGTCTTTATAAAACTTATATTAATATCTCTATAGGATGTGATAAACACTGTACTTATTGTATTGTGCCTCACACAAGAGGTGATGAAATTTCTATACCTTTTGAGATCATTAAAAATGAAGCTTTAAAAGCCGTTTCTAAGGGAGCTAAGGAGATTTTTCTACTAGGACAAAATGTCAACAACTATGGTAAAAGATTTTCTAATGCACACGAAAAGATTAATTTTTCAGATCTTTTAGAAAAATTAAGTGAGATAGAAGGTTTGGAGCGTATCCGTTTTACAAGCCCGCATCCTTTACATATGGATGATAGATTTTTAGAGGTTTTTTCTAAAAATCCTAAAGTATGTAAGTCTATGCATATGCCTTTACAAAGCGGATCTAGCGAAATTTTAAAAGCTATGAAGCGAGGTTATACAAAAGAGTGGTATTTAGATAGAGCGTTAAAACTACGTTCTATGTGTAAAGATGTAAGTATTTCTACAGATGTAATTGTAGCTTTTCCTGGTGAGAGCGATAAGGACTTTGAAGACACCATGGATGTGCTTGAAAAAGTGCGTTTTGAGCAAATGTTTTCTTTTAAATACTCCAAAAGACCGCTAACCAAAGCTGCAACTATGCCAAATCAAATTCCTGATGATATCGCTTCAAAACGTCTAAGTATTTTACAAGCTAGACATACAGAAATTTTAGATGAGATTGTTGCAAAGCAAAAAGATAGAGAAATTGAAGTGTTATTTGAAGAACTAAGAAGCGAAGGCTTTGTAGCCGGTAGAAGCGACAATAACTTTTTGGTACAAGTTAAAGGTAGTGAAGAGTTATTAGGGCAAATGAAAAAAGTGAAAATCACCAATCCTAGGCGTATGGTGTTAAATGGTGAAATCCTTTAA
- a CDS encoding lysophospholipid acyltransferase family protein, with translation MVKSFKINLLAFGIFLLQWLIFLTCRKVYLGQKLPSRSCVILFWHGRLALMPFAYRKMGIKGKKAYVMISHHKDGEIIARNIALFGLNTLRGSTSKGALTLLKQSFKVLDQGDDVIITPDGPRGPYHSVSDGSVMIALKKNTPLFLLNYEASSFWEFKSWDKMILPKPFSKITYRLSDEVQIQNLNLEEAKVMIKEKFDIISQIDKG, from the coding sequence ATGGTGAAATCCTTTAAGATTAATCTACTCGCTTTTGGAATTTTTTTACTACAATGGTTGATCTTTTTAACTTGTAGGAAGGTTTATTTAGGGCAAAAACTTCCAAGCAGATCTTGCGTGATACTTTTTTGGCACGGAAGACTTGCTCTAATGCCTTTTGCATATCGCAAAATGGGCATTAAAGGAAAAAAGGCTTATGTGATGATTTCGCACCATAAAGATGGAGAAATCATTGCTAGGAACATTGCTTTGTTTGGTTTAAATACCTTAAGAGGTAGTACAAGCAAAGGTGCTTTGACTTTGTTAAAACAATCTTTTAAGGTTTTAGATCAAGGCGATGATGTGATTATCACACCAGATGGACCAAGAGGTCCTTATCATAGTGTTTCAGATGGATCTGTGATGATAGCTTTGAAAAAAAATACCCCGCTTTTTTTATTAAATTATGAAGCAAGTTCTTTTTGGGAATTTAAAAGTTGGGATAAGATGATTTTACCTAAGCCTTTTTCTAAGATTACCTATAGACTTAGTGATGAAGTCCAAATACAAAATCTAAATTTAGAAGAAGCTAAAGTAATGATAAAAGAAAAATTTGATATCATAAGTCAAATAGATAAAGGATAA